In the genome of Lycium ferocissimum isolate CSIRO_LF1 unplaced genomic scaffold, AGI_CSIRO_Lferr_CH_V1 ctg525, whole genome shotgun sequence, one region contains:
- the LOC132044815 gene encoding protein LIGHT-DEPENDENT SHORT HYPOCOTYLS 1-like, which yields MDFARTKENFTSRNTIPSNNNTLSAPPLSRYENQKRRDWNTFCQYLRNYGPTPLSLLHCSSVHVLEYLRYLDQFGKTKVHNQNCPFFGVPDPPAPCTCPLRQAWGSLDALIGRLRAAYEEHGGNSEMNPFGARAVKLFLRDVRNFQSKSRGISYDKKRKISRKNQKIIAVAEGHDQTHDNAGATLCGQTNIVN from the exons ATGGAttttgcaagaacaaaagaaaatttcacTTCAAGAAACACTATCCCGAGCAACAATAATACTCTTTCAGCTCCTCCATTGAGTCGATATGAGAACCAGAAACGTCGAGATTGGAACACTTTTTGTCAGTACTTAAGGAACTACGGTCCGACCCCATTGTCGCTTCTTCATTGCAGCAGTGTTCATGTTCTGGAATATCTAAG GTACCTAGACCAATTCGGCAAGACTAAAGTCCATAACCAAAACTGCCCATTTTTCGGGGTGCCAGATCCTCCGGCACCCTGCACTTGCCCTTTAAGGCAAGCTTGGGGAAGCCTTGACGCCCTTATAGGGCGTCTTCGAGCTGCTTATGAAGAACATGGAGGGAATTCAGAAATGAACCCGTTTGGAGCTCGAGCAGTTAAGCTTTTTTTACGCGATGTTCGTAATTTTCAGTCTAAGTCTAGAGGCATTAGCTAtgacaaaaaaaggaaaatatcaagaaaaaatCAGAAGATAATAGCAGTGGCAGAAGGTCATGATCAGACACATGATAATGCAGGTGCAACTCTATGTGGACAGACTAATATTGTTAATTAA